The sequence below is a genomic window from Lytechinus variegatus isolate NC3 chromosome 3, Lvar_3.0, whole genome shotgun sequence.
AATAGTCGGGGACCATATTTGACcgtaaaaaagttgaaattaattgattttaatcagtaaaaggaaatataatggcacatttatgaattatggctaaaaacactatttccatagatttgtacgcaaattcacatttttccagcaacttttggtctgcatgcacttccaaaatgttgtgtaatttcgaaAGCACATACCAGGGggtcgcaattttggtctcaaaagttgcgcgagactcgaaaaagtgagtgatgctGTAAGTCTGTGAGTGatgcggtaaaaaaaattgtgcagtggatttattgcaaaatatgacAAGGGGGTAAATCAGCCCCCAGTCTCATAAGGGTTAAAaacattatataggcctactgattgtttttaatatacatttgatcagaattcctgaattaaaaaaataagtagttCAAGGGCTATATTTATaggtttgaattgaatttgtattttatgccctaaaattggtataattgattcaaatgaaataaagcatattgatttacccgaaatgaaattaagctttgaaacccaatgtatatcaatttttccattgtgcaaattctcctcgccccccccccccccctcgattgaCAAGACTCAGGACACCTAGGGACAACACgtatataatcatgtattaggaatgaaatgtcatattacttataaagtgtttttttttgtaggcattcaatttccatgatttagtaatttggggggaaatatcaacttttctgttcaaaattcataaacaaaattgtggtaatctcttattaaaacatcaagaactgaaatcttattttatttagtgtatagtttaattgatttacagaaaattgcatcataaaacaataaaaaaacattttgtactacAATTCTGCGGGGGCATCTGTTTCCTTTGGACACGTCAAACTTTCTTAATTATGTGTAATTGATTCTatgacatgtgtttacatttgctgcagattCCCATTCAGCCATTGGACTGAACCGGTACCAAGACCGGAACTGTAACACAGTAAGGATGGTCAATATGAAGCGAGCTTCATtgaattcctccaagagctctgtactctgttctgatcattttgaagatgcttgctttgACCTGGGCAGACGATACGTCTTAAACAGGATGCTGTCCCAACCATATTTGATTTCCCGCCTCGTCTTCAGAAGGTACAGTGGATCTATATCATACATGCGttctaaagaaatatatattctgttttatctacctttgttttgatagaacattgctttaattattcaattttcagtagcaaaatagagatgaaaattatcCTAATCAGGAGGATAACCATGGACCGGGGCCTATACTGTGTATTTACAGTAAActactaaataaatatattttttaaaatttggtttAACTCATAATCCTGGGCTACTTTGAGATTACATAGCCCAGGGAGGGGGAGGTGGGCTTTTTTGGTCCCCCTCTTCAGATCTTGCCTCTGATCAAAACGAAAACCAATGCACACATCAACATCAATGTAATCTGCAAGCATGGAACTAAAGGTTacagaattcattaaaatttattgttaataaattatttattgttaataaattagtaatgctaatttatgcgtaatagagaattctttgttttaaaggttAATCTCTAAAGAATTCCCGAAATTCTATGATTTCTAacaaagttgctcaaaaataaatggtaaatgacatttctaatcttatgtattttattgtttctataattccatatgtatttcttt
It includes:
- the LOC121410619 gene encoding uncharacterized protein LOC121410619, with the translated sequence MIYSHSAIGLNRYQDRNCNTVRMVNMKRASLNSSKSSVLCSDHFEDACFDLGRRYVLNRMLSQPYLISRLVFRRIHPNQGISQKTFRFSKQPPRYCKDTSAKVFSTLISRRPLLLNTRKSKRGKVEVNNNNGLY